One window of Medicago truncatula cultivar Jemalong A17 chromosome 2, MtrunA17r5.0-ANR, whole genome shotgun sequence genomic DNA carries:
- the LOC112419089 gene encoding uncharacterized protein: MPKSRRIKNFLKVSNESSSHGASFPNLTSSQHPQEEVASSHRGAKVSVQPHNQTSLQSTQQRVARSIEVARTTQVVSASNDQNQAPHASQNESPTLVAASISSQIPNQTRLQREANAPIQQTNLTSSQHEANVPVQPPNLTAQSAQPMAARPRRRGGRESTHYWSVDALDEENDAIRKLHLLVKDINNLPDGLRVIVDFDEQHTPIGEAAGFLSGVCGLVATHSPFFPISLDKWSDMPANYFDTQWKELFERRFCFNEVEDLAKRYIEGSIGKKWREYRLKLFDDNFDPTLSKNEIVNNRPENVPLDHWVKFVEYRLKPETMEMCKRNKEARKKQIFNHTCGAMTFARKRHILTLEAGKPVGRGPMWDMTHKRADGKYVNEEAQKIGEKICNHIAENPDGYSEISPNDIVGKIFGKEHSGRVRGMGMGVVPTIAFKHTTTRLSGMEFGSFRGSTSSGSSGLVNQKLATMEAQITTLVGYVKAKEGGSLPPELAAALFPNDTLQASNVGSGSPTPNDITRSSDESNAC; encoded by the exons ATGCCAAAGTCCAGGAGGATAAAGAATTTCCTTAAAGTATCAAATGAGAGCTCTTCACATGGTGCATCTTTCCCCAATCTAACTTCCTCACAACATCCACAAGAAGAGGTTGCAAGTTCACATCGTGGAGCAAAGGTATCAGTTCAGCCACACAATCAAACATCCTTGCAATCTACACAACAAAGGGTTGCACGCTCTATAGAGGTTGCACGCACTACACAGGTTGTATCTGCCTCCAATGATCAAAATCAAGCTCCACATGCATCACAAAATGAATCCCCTACACTGGTTGCTGCAAGTATATCGTCTCAAATACCAAATCAAACACGCTTGCAACGTGAAGCTAATGCACCTATTCAGCAAACCAATCTAACTTCCTCACAACATGAAGCTAATGTACCAGTTCAGCCACCCAATCTAACGGCGCAATCTGCGCAACCAATGGCCGCACGTCCTCGACGTAGAGGTGGACGAGAATCTACCCATTATTGGTCTGTAGATGCACTAG ATGAAGAGAATGATGCAATTCGAAAACTTCATTTGCTGGTTAAGGACATCAATAACTTGCCTGATGGATTGCGAGTCATTGTGGATTTTGATGAACAACATACACCTATTGGAGAGGCTGCTGGTTTTCTTTCTGGAGTATGTGGATTAGTAGCAACACATAGTCCCTTTTTCCCTATAAGTTTGGATAAGTGGTCAGATATGCCAGCTAATTATTTTGATACACAATGGAAAGAACTCTTTgag CGTCGATTCTGTTTCAATGAAGTTGAAGATCTAGCTAAAAGATATATTGAGGGTTCAATTGGCAAAAAGTGGAGAGAGTATAGACTTAAACTATTTGATGATAACTTCGATCCTACTTTGAGCAAGAATGAAATTGTCAACAATAGACCTGAGAATGTTCCCTTGGACCATTGGGTGAAATTTGTTGAATATCGCTTGAAACCCGAGACTATG GAAATGTGCAAGCGAAACAAAGAAGCGAGAAAGAAACAGATTTTTAATCATACGTGCGGCGCCATGACTTTCGCGAGGAAAAGACATATCCTA ACTCTTGAGGCTGGTAAGCCTGTCGGCCGGGGTCCAATGTGGGATATGACCCACAAAAGGGCAGATGGGAAGTATGTGAATGAAGAAGCTCAGAAGATAGGG GAGAAAATTTGCAATCATATAGCTGAAAACCCTGATGGTTATTCTGAAATTTCTCCAAATGATATTGTTGGCAAGATATTTGGAAAAGAGCATTCTGGCCGTGTTCGAGGAATGGGCATGGGAGTGGTTCCTACTATTGCTTTTAAGCATACTACCACACGACTTAGCGGTATGGAGTTTGGCTCTTTTCGTGGTAGTACTTCAAGCGGCAGTTCTGGATTGGTGAACCAAAAACTTGCAACTATGGAGGCTCAAATTACAACACTTGTTGGCTACGTTAAAGCGAAGGAAGGTGGTTCACTGCCTCCAGAGTTAGCTGCTGCCTTATTTCCCAATGATACACTACAG GCATCAAATGTAGGAAGTGGATCTCCAACACCCAATGACATAACTAGATCATCAGATGAAAGCAATGCATGTTGA